Proteins from one Armatimonadota bacterium genomic window:
- a CDS encoding pentapeptide repeat-containing protein: MDSKLTIWERMKKGGDLSGLKEELVNGRLDMRGLKLAEPSLVNVTKIEGLDAGELTWYTELERFHWTSIDFAGATLPSLRFLYGIIEDCVFDDCVLADLRIWATRLENVSFRGADMRGAALGTMEDGYCDTYVNVDFTQADLRRAFSHKSTFTNCIFRNTRLRKVEFWGSNFIDCVFEGELREVIFARDAWPPGEFPPNEMINVDLRKSRFWLTDFRKLNLDRVLFPEDDDHFVIDQFPQTVARVISVIESRTETGWLGIRALREHELQWAGARQRFGVWRKTEIASDVGTDGLQEILDLLRSWGVLRTTQEVNAMDPKDRLLP, translated from the coding sequence ATGGACAGCAAACTCACAATCTGGGAGCGGATGAAAAAGGGTGGGGACCTCAGCGGACTGAAGGAGGAACTCGTCAATGGCCGGCTCGATATGCGCGGCCTCAAGCTGGCCGAGCCCTCCCTCGTCAACGTCACGAAGATCGAAGGGCTTGATGCGGGAGAGCTGACGTGGTACACGGAACTCGAGCGATTCCACTGGACCAGTATTGACTTCGCCGGGGCCACCCTGCCAAGCCTGCGTTTCCTCTATGGGATTATCGAGGATTGTGTATTCGATGACTGTGTGCTCGCCGACCTGCGTATCTGGGCCACGCGCCTCGAGAACGTCAGCTTCCGCGGGGCCGATATGCGGGGCGCTGCGCTCGGCACCATGGAGGACGGCTACTGCGACACGTACGTGAATGTCGACTTCACCCAGGCTGACCTGCGCCGGGCGTTTTCGCACAAATCTACATTTACCAACTGCATCTTCAGAAACACCCGACTCAGGAAGGTCGAGTTTTGGGGCAGCAATTTTATCGATTGCGTCTTTGAAGGTGAACTGCGCGAAGTGATCTTCGCGCGCGATGCCTGGCCACCCGGCGAGTTTCCTCCAAACGAGATGATCAACGTCGATCTTCGTAAGTCCCGGTTTTGGCTGACCGACTTTCGGAAACTGAATCTCGACCGCGTGCTGTTCCCTGAGGACGACGACCATTTTGTAATCGACCAATTTCCGCAAACGGTTGCGCGCGTGATCTCGGTGATCGAGAGCCGCACCGAGACAGGATGGCTTGGTATCCGTGCGCTGCGCGAGCACGAACTGCAGTGGGCGGGCGCGCGTCAGCGGTTCGGCGTGTGGAGGAAGACGGAGATCGCGTCGGACGTCGGCACCGACGGTCTGCAGGAGATCCTCGACCTGCTGCGCAGCTGGGGCGTTTTGCGCACCACGCAGGAAGTAAACGCCATGGACCCGAAGGACCGGCTGCTGCCGTAG
- a CDS encoding DUF1501 domain-containing protein, with the protein MNTILSRRQVISGAALAAAAGAAQGFGSPASALAEVTLNSDPAAGSKNALIVIFLRGGADGLNVIPPHGDDDYYRLRPSIAIRRPSDKSVAPTARALDLDGYFGLHPALAPLLPFYHGGSLLPIHAVGSGDQTRSHFEAMATVERGLYRDAGPASGWLARFLLADPEVNESPLRAVAVSDTMPDSLRGASGATALEDLSAYRLRNLAPTGASGIRHHSDDLGMERALAKLYATGTTVEGATGVMLRASGRETIAALDAVRRLDPETYRPRAGVEYPQNDVGNALRQVACLVKGRVGLEVACLNMEGWDTHVAQGSDTGWQAGRLSHLALACAAFAQDLGSRMSGVTLVTMTEFGRRAYENSGLGTDHGRASFMFLLSGAVKGGRVVADWPGLAAHQLEGPGDLHVTTDYRDVLAEILVSRQHCTDISQVFPAFAPRRLDLIDA; encoded by the coding sequence GTGAACACAATACTTTCCCGCCGTCAGGTGATATCCGGCGCGGCCCTTGCAGCGGCAGCCGGCGCTGCCCAGGGCTTCGGTTCTCCGGCTTCGGCGCTTGCCGAAGTTACGCTCAACTCAGACCCGGCTGCCGGCAGTAAAAACGCGCTGATCGTAATCTTCTTGCGCGGGGGCGCCGACGGTCTGAACGTCATCCCACCGCACGGCGATGACGATTACTACCGGCTCCGCCCCAGCATCGCCATTCGCAGGCCCTCCGACAAGAGCGTCGCTCCAACTGCGCGCGCGCTCGATCTGGACGGGTATTTCGGCCTTCACCCTGCGCTTGCGCCGTTGCTTCCGTTTTACCATGGCGGCTCGCTCCTGCCCATTCACGCTGTTGGGTCGGGCGACCAAACGCGATCACACTTCGAGGCGATGGCTACCGTGGAGCGTGGTCTCTACCGTGATGCCGGCCCCGCCAGCGGTTGGCTGGCGCGATTCCTGTTGGCCGATCCTGAAGTCAACGAGTCGCCACTGCGCGCTGTGGCCGTTTCCGACACCATGCCCGATTCCCTTCGCGGCGCCTCCGGAGCGACGGCGCTTGAGGACCTGTCGGCTTATCGCCTGCGCAACCTGGCGCCAACCGGGGCGAGCGGAATACGGCACCATTCCGACGATTTGGGTATGGAACGAGCGCTCGCAAAGCTCTACGCCACGGGAACCACCGTGGAAGGCGCAACCGGCGTGATGCTGCGGGCTTCCGGCCGTGAGACGATCGCGGCGCTCGATGCAGTCCGGCGCCTGGATCCGGAAACGTACCGCCCGCGCGCCGGAGTTGAATACCCGCAAAACGACGTCGGCAACGCACTTCGCCAGGTAGCCTGCCTTGTGAAAGGTCGGGTTGGGCTGGAGGTTGCGTGCCTGAACATGGAGGGTTGGGATACGCACGTGGCACAGGGATCCGACACCGGATGGCAGGCCGGACGTCTGAGTCACCTGGCGCTTGCCTGCGCGGCGTTTGCCCAGGATCTTGGGTCGCGCATGAGCGGCGTCACGCTGGTTACGATGACGGAGTTCGGCCGGCGCGCCTACGAAAACAGCGGGTTGGGCACCGATCATGGCCGCGCGAGCTTTATGTTCCTGCTGAGCGGGGCGGTTAAAGGCGGTCGCGTCGTTGCAGATTGGCCGGGCCTCGCCGCGCATCAACTGGAGGGTCCGGGCGACCTGCACGTCACGACGGACTATCGTGACGTGCTGGCCGAAATACTGGTTAGCCGCCAGCATTGCACAGACATTTCGCAGGTGTTTCCTGCGTTCGCGCCGCGTCGACTAGATTTGATCGACGCCTGA
- a CDS encoding HEAT repeat domain-containing protein, translated as MRKNEIEPLVSELIERRLQENRAQYDLAMSPVFAELRAAGINHATLAGLRTSGIRYDAAIPILLKWLPLFPELNIRRSILSALSVPWARTAVIQPLIREFLTWPNNDDGYKWSVGNAIELVADQSAFEQLLAIAGDRSNGYSRAMIVLWLGKVKDLRAEAMLIESLSDPSVLYCTVEALGKLKSVKARPLIEPLLHHHDSEIRRVARKAIAKIDRAHPPGSLGDSEADAVPDGPVLFAIQPDGAATADAQTWLCTHSTISRTARFRLELAFKPRLELSPFAAGTGWLLAEGDGDASALLSALANELEAGVSVGPAARKRPLKFDLVVLNTREALDERTDPWIRMKASVNDRLEFYLDLNPSAGTGAIHIKDEEYGDGLLKAFARAL; from the coding sequence ATGCGGAAAAACGAAATCGAGCCGCTCGTCAGCGAGCTTATCGAACGGAGACTGCAGGAGAACAGGGCGCAATACGATCTAGCCATGTCCCCCGTATTTGCCGAACTCCGCGCGGCAGGGATCAACCATGCCACGTTGGCCGGGCTGCGAACGAGCGGCATCCGCTACGACGCCGCAATACCGATACTGCTCAAATGGCTTCCGCTATTCCCGGAGCTCAACATTAGGCGGTCTATCCTCAGCGCACTCTCCGTCCCATGGGCACGCACCGCGGTGATCCAGCCGCTCATTCGCGAGTTCTTGACGTGGCCCAACAATGACGACGGCTATAAGTGGTCAGTTGGAAACGCCATTGAACTAGTCGCTGACCAGTCGGCGTTTGAACAACTGCTGGCCATTGCGGGCGATCGCAGCAACGGGTACAGCCGCGCGATGATCGTACTTTGGCTCGGGAAGGTGAAGGATCTGCGTGCCGAGGCGATGCTGATCGAGTCCCTGTCGGATCCGAGCGTACTGTATTGCACGGTCGAGGCCCTTGGCAAGCTGAAGTCTGTGAAGGCGCGCCCGCTCATCGAGCCCCTTCTGCACCACCATGATTCCGAGATCCGTCGTGTCGCCCGCAAGGCGATCGCCAAAATAGATCGGGCTCACCCGCCCGGCTCGCTGGGCGACAGCGAGGCGGATGCCGTGCCGGATGGCCCCGTACTCTTCGCAATCCAACCGGATGGCGCCGCCACGGCTGACGCGCAGACCTGGCTCTGCACACACAGCACGATAAGTCGAACAGCTCGCTTCCGGCTGGAGCTGGCTTTCAAGCCGAGGCTTGAGCTTTCGCCCTTTGCAGCCGGCACGGGCTGGCTGCTCGCCGAAGGCGACGGCGATGCTTCCGCGCTCCTTTCCGCGCTCGCGAATGAGCTGGAGGCCGGTGTGAGTGTCGGGCCGGCGGCGCGAAAGCGGCCGCTGAAGTTCGATCTGGTCGTGCTCAACACGCGGGAGGCGCTGGACGAACGAACCGATCCCTGGATCCGCATGAAGGCATCCGTCAACGACCGGCTGGAGTTCTACCTCGATCTGAACCCGTCGGCCGGAACCGGAGCCATCCATATCAAGGACGAGGAGTACGGCGACGGCCTGTTGAAGGCGTTTGCCCGCGCTTTATAG
- a CDS encoding MarR family transcriptional regulator: MSEELPTDDRETGRALHLWVVLARAHRAVSERARRDILSRGMSLTEFGVLEMLYHRGPTPLHDIARRLLMATGSVTYVVDALVREGTVVREPCPKDRRVQYAVLTEAGRARLDAVFPGHAAVIAEALGGLNAEEQDQAASLLRKLGLWAAEGHGDEP, from the coding sequence ATGTCGGAGGAGCTACCAACAGACGATCGAGAGACAGGTCGCGCCCTGCATCTCTGGGTGGTCCTCGCTCGTGCCCACCGGGCCGTCTCGGAGCGCGCGAGGAGAGACATTCTGAGCCGCGGCATGAGCCTGACGGAGTTCGGTGTGCTGGAGATGCTTTACCACCGTGGTCCAACACCGCTTCACGATATCGCCCGGCGCCTCTTGATGGCCACGGGCAGCGTGACATACGTTGTGGATGCCCTGGTACGCGAAGGCACGGTCGTTCGCGAGCCGTGTCCCAAGGATCGCCGTGTGCAGTATGCCGTACTCACCGAGGCAGGACGGGCACGACTGGATGCGGTATTCCCCGGGCACGCCGCGGTGATCGCCGAAGCTCTGGGCGGCTTGAACGCCGAGGAACAGGACCAGGCCGCATCACTGCTGCGCAAGCTGGGTCTGTGGGCCGCCGAAGGCCACGGAGACGAGCCATGA
- a CDS encoding pentapeptide repeat-containing protein encodes MNEIQREKKKRLVSGESLDGLNPARIDGRIDMRGVSVAGPIVTRTLQTPIGEARVLSGPTIIRNGSWRGLDFTGATLPRLRFFDSSLTDCIFDRCDIHDIRVWTLQCTDCRFLSAVVSGSLGPARPEGSTYYRNVDFTGADLRDTSYNSTVFVNCLFRNTRLTKVEFWGSNFTDCVFEGELREVIFSRDGLPRGQNPPNEMINVDLRKAKLRMCGFRKLNLDRVLFPEDDEHIILDQYPETVDRLLEQLAARTESGWLGVAGLLEWDQKCVGPRQRFGVWSKQDIVAEVGEDGLSEFLGWVQAWGVPRSAQEVNAMDPKDRLLP; translated from the coding sequence ATGAACGAAATCCAGCGCGAGAAAAAAAAAAGGCTCGTAAGCGGCGAAAGCCTGGATGGGCTCAACCCCGCCCGGATTGACGGCCGCATTGACATGCGCGGGGTCAGTGTGGCTGGGCCGATTGTAACCCGAACGCTCCAAACACCAATCGGAGAGGCGCGGGTCCTCAGCGGCCCGACGATCATTCGAAACGGTTCCTGGCGGGGGCTCGACTTCACGGGCGCTACGCTGCCTAGACTGAGGTTCTTCGACAGCTCCCTGACCGACTGCATTTTTGACCGGTGTGACATCCACGACATTCGCGTGTGGACGTTACAGTGCACGGATTGCCGGTTTCTATCCGCGGTCGTTTCCGGGAGTCTTGGTCCGGCCCGCCCGGAGGGAAGTACATATTACCGGAACGTGGATTTCACCGGCGCCGACCTCCGAGACACCAGCTACAATTCCACGGTGTTTGTCAACTGCCTGTTCAGAAACACCCGGTTGACAAAGGTGGAGTTCTGGGGCAGCAACTTCACCGATTGCGTATTTGAAGGAGAGCTGCGCGAGGTGATATTCAGCCGCGACGGCTTGCCCCGCGGCCAGAACCCACCAAACGAGATGATCAACGTCGATCTTCGCAAGGCTAAGTTGAGGATGTGCGGCTTCCGTAAGCTGAATCTTGACCGCGTGCTCTTTCCCGAGGACGATGAGCACATCATCCTCGACCAATATCCAGAGACGGTGGATCGTCTGCTCGAGCAGCTTGCCGCCCGCACGGAATCCGGATGGCTGGGGGTTGCCGGTCTGCTGGAATGGGATCAAAAATGCGTCGGGCCGCGACAGCGCTTCGGTGTGTGGAGCAAACAGGACATCGTTGCAGAAGTGGGTGAGGACGGCCTGAGCGAATTTCTCGGGTGGGTCCAAGCCTGGGGCGTGCCGCGCTCCGCGCAAGAGGTGAACGCCATGGACCCGAAGGACCGGCTGCTGCCGTAG
- a CDS encoding DUF1800 domain-containing protein, translating to MSAEFAAPEARRSESPLMRGAAGVAVLAAGAAIALEATEAARTEWRGVQPPSANGWRLPPSSAAGAEAAHVLNRVAFGGRPGDTAAVAEMGPQGWIETQLAADLPDPGVVALRTAGLDVLQNAQDAPDALYGMSDDELVTETGRAALVRAIYGANQLREAMADFWTNHFNIYALKNDGRVLIPLDVERVIRPNALGRFDRLLAATAQSPAMLGYLDNALNRKGVPNENYARELLELHTVGVNSGYTQRDIYEVARCFTGWTLRGGWRRGEFVFNRAMHDSGAKASPFLGITIPAGGGIQDGRAVLAAAAHHPATAAHIASELCIRFLGTPQPVIVRAAAAAYLKSGTDIRATLRPILLDGLFMPDAAAPLLKRPLDYVTSALRATAADTDGGGPIQQGLASMGQPLYQWPMPDGFPEKASAWRSSLLPRWQFAIELCVGGIGGTRLDLNALARHATTPEATADALIGATLGVAPQSEPVASLRRALVAELASPGDEPDSLGRAAALLLASPQFQCR from the coding sequence GTGAGCGCCGAATTCGCCGCGCCGGAAGCTCGCCGAAGTGAGTCGCCGCTCATGCGCGGAGCGGCGGGTGTGGCCGTGCTCGCGGCCGGCGCTGCTATCGCCCTTGAGGCTACGGAGGCTGCTCGAACCGAGTGGCGGGGTGTCCAGCCGCCCTCGGCAAACGGATGGAGGCTGCCGCCGTCAAGTGCAGCCGGCGCCGAAGCGGCTCATGTTCTGAACCGTGTGGCGTTCGGCGGCCGACCTGGCGACACAGCGGCGGTGGCCGAAATGGGACCCCAAGGCTGGATCGAGACGCAGCTTGCCGCGGATCTGCCCGATCCGGGCGTGGTTGCCCTTCGCACCGCCGGCCTGGACGTTCTGCAAAATGCGCAGGACGCTCCCGATGCACTCTATGGTATGTCGGACGATGAGTTAGTCACCGAGACCGGCAGGGCTGCCCTGGTGCGCGCCATTTACGGCGCGAACCAGCTGCGGGAGGCCATGGCCGATTTCTGGACGAACCACTTCAACATCTACGCACTCAAAAACGATGGCCGAGTCCTGATTCCGCTCGATGTCGAGCGGGTGATCCGGCCGAATGCATTGGGCCGTTTCGACCGCCTCCTTGCAGCCACCGCCCAAAGCCCGGCGATGCTGGGATATCTGGATAACGCTCTGAACCGCAAGGGCGTACCAAACGAGAACTACGCGCGGGAGCTCCTGGAACTCCACACCGTTGGGGTGAACAGCGGCTACACGCAGCGCGATATCTACGAGGTTGCCCGCTGCTTCACGGGCTGGACCCTCCGTGGCGGATGGCGTCGCGGTGAGTTCGTGTTCAACCGCGCAATGCACGATTCCGGCGCCAAGGCTTCGCCTTTCCTCGGCATCACCATACCGGCCGGCGGCGGCATACAGGATGGCCGGGCGGTGCTGGCCGCGGCGGCGCATCATCCCGCCACTGCGGCACATATCGCGTCGGAACTCTGTATCCGGTTTCTCGGCACTCCACAACCTGTGATTGTGCGAGCGGCTGCGGCTGCCTATCTGAAGTCCGGAACCGATATCCGGGCGACACTTCGGCCCATCCTCTTGGACGGCCTCTTTATGCCGGATGCGGCGGCGCCGCTGCTGAAACGCCCATTGGACTATGTGACTTCGGCTCTGCGCGCCACCGCGGCCGATACCGATGGTGGCGGCCCTATTCAGCAGGGACTCGCCTCCATGGGCCAGCCACTCTATCAGTGGCCGATGCCCGATGGATTCCCCGAAAAAGCCTCTGCATGGCGCTCGAGCCTGCTGCCCCGATGGCAGTTTGCTATCGAGCTTTGCGTGGGTGGAATCGGTGGCACGCGCCTGGACCTGAACGCACTGGCCCGGCACGCCACCACGCCCGAGGCAACCGCGGACGCGCTGATCGGCGCGACGCTGGGTGTCGCGCCACAGTCGGAGCCAGTGGCGTCGCTCCGCCGCGCTCTCGTCGCGGAGCTGGCCTCACCGGGCGACGAACCTGATTCGCTGGGACGGGCTGCGGCGCTGCTGCTGGCTTCGCCTCAATTTCAGTGCCGATGA